The stretch of DNA actattttatttttgggactTATTTCGATCCTCTAAGTCATTGAGCTTATATATACTTTGCctaattttgttttaagtttGATGCAAATACTAAGAAAACCCCAATTTTCCTTCCTATTCCCAAATGtctcaaagaaaatttgtaacTTCTTCCGAGTTATCAAAGGAGATTTGTATCCTCTTAAGAGCTAAAGAGAGATCCACTAGAGCACACAAAGTGTTGCATTACGAACATGGATTATAGTATAGGTTCTAAAAAGTAAGTCTAAAGGTAACATCTTCCAGGTAATTCTGTTACTATTTTCTTGTATATTGGATTATTGATTTGAGGTctctattttttggttttttatcttCACATTTTATGTGAgtgttttccacataaaaagaTCCTGTCTTGTATGAGGGATGATTTTTAATCTTTCCCATAATGTCTAAAATATTAATTGGTTCAAAATCATAACTTTTGtgctttaaagtttaaaaacacctattcaccccttcCTAGGTGTTATCCTACtagattttgtgtttttttttttcaattttattttaactttttcaaaattttaaaatgttgttgatgatatatatatatatatattgaaaataagccagagaagtaaataaaaattgtctCAAATATTTAGTCTACAATAAAAGAAACATGTTACTTGCACCTTCTTCAAGTGAAAATAACATAGAAGTTAATactaacaaatatttaaaaaaaaaagtctaaacatataaaaaaaaatgcaaaaagagTTTatgaagtattaaaaagtacTATGTGAAATCTActtacatttataattttataaagactaatcaaatgcataaaatataaacatataaacaTATAATCAAGACAAAATAACTACTTCCTCGTGTATGTTGCTATTAATacaataaatgaaacaaagtgTTGTGATACGTACCTATATTAAGGGACTTGGGTGACATTCAATTTGAGTTGAAAGTTTGATCCGCTGATGTTTCTCTTCTTTAGTCTTTCGCATTTCCCTGTATCATTACATATATTAAGCATCATTCATACTAAACCATATAGTATCATGTAATACtatgaatattttttctatattaccACCTTTGATTAATTTATGCTAGAATATTATAGCCATATACAAAACTAGGTTTTCTCATATGTTAATGTAGCTagattgagtatgtatattatcttgtgatatggattttaaaagaaatttaataagcataaaactttttcttattttccaagaagaaaaaaaaaataacaaatttgaatAAGATTTTGTACTGGTCAAAAGGTTAGAAAGGACTCcacctaatatttttattttagtggAGTCATGAAGATTCACTATCTATTTTCTTCTCTACTCTAATGTCTACTACTGCTTAATCATGTGAACatattaataaagataaaaacttttttcaacaagtattctcagattattttcaaatagccaaaaagacttgtgaaaatcattaagttaagaaaattttctaattaatgtTTAGTTATAAATAATGACCCAacataaaatgtaatttttgctCATGTAGGCCTCGAACAATTATTCAGAATCAAATCCATCCTCTTAGCAAACATTGAAGCAAATACACGACTAAAATTATACAACTATCATATCTTTAAAACCAGTAGAGATTTCACTTCTTTTCCAGAAAATAGAATCCAACGTTAATTGGTTTAGGAAAAGGGGTGTATGAGATACTTTGCCCATAAATTCTGGTTCCTATCACAAATCTTTTTCGTCATATTGTAATGATATTCAATTAACAATATATGATATAACATGAATGACAAAGTAGAAActgcaaaattaaaaagaacCAATCAAacatagaaagaaaatattatttgaaacaaaaattgataagaTGGTGATGTGTTTCACTTACCCTCAAATTATTCTGGAGCCGGTTCAACCTTATCGCTATGGCCACATACACCCAGTCTTCAACACGGtaaagaaattggaaataaGCATGCCTCCAAGCTTTCTTGAATAAAAGAGCACCACAGACTCCCCAAAAGCCTACAATGAACCCAAGTCCCATGCCAATGTAGAACCATGGGATTTCAGAgccttcttcattttcatcaatCACGTCTATACCTTGAAAGTCCTCATCTTCTGTGCAATTTTTTGTCAGAGGGGCTCCACAAAGCTCGGCATTGCCAATGTAGCTAATTgcatcaaagctttgaagttgTGTGCCTGATGGAATTCTTCCCGAGAAATTGTTGTATGATAGATTCAAGTGACTAAGAAATGATAAATTCTTCATGCTTTGAGGAATTTCACCTGAGAGATGGCTTCTCGAGAGATCCAGAGATTCTAAGGCCTTCATGCGTCCCATTTTCTCCGGTATGCTTCCCATCAAATTATTGCAAGATAAGTTCAAAGATTCCAATCCAGAAAGACTTGAGATTTCGGTAGGGATTGATCCCCACAAATCATTACTAGAAAGATCTATGCTCCGAACAAATTTTAGAATGCTCCTGTACTCTGATTCCTTCCCTTTGATGACCAACATAAGATTCTCATAGTTTGGTGCTCCAGTGTAGCGGTTGAAGTAGGAGTAGTAGTCGTAGTAAAATtctaaaacagaaaaataatcATCTTCAGTGCCTATTGTTGCCATTAAACTGAAATTATTGAAACACTTTGGTATGGTTCCGGATAGGCTATTATTGGCAACATCCAATATTATAAGGGAAGAAAGTTGGCATATTTGTGGAGGAATGTTGCCAATTAATTTGTTTGATCTTAATCTGAGAGCCGTCAGAGTCGTCCTCTCTCCCATCCAGCTTGGTATATTTCCTGAAAGTTTGTTACCACCTAAATCCAAGAGCCCCAAAGATTTGCAGTTTCGCAGTGAAGGTGGTATATCTCCAGATAACCTATTATTATGCAAGTGCAATGCTTCAAGTTCAAACAAAGAGCCCATGGAGTCAGGAATTTTACCTGAAAGGTTATTGTTTCCTAAGCTCAAACGAGTCAGAGATTGCCAATACGTCCAACAATGAGAAAGCTCCCCTGATAAATTGTTTGTTGACATGTCCAATATCTCGAGATTACtttttccattcaatttttGGCACAAGAAAGGGGAAATTGGCCCCGAAAATGAGTTGTTAGCCATGTTCAATAAAGAAACTTGTGGAGACAATCGTGGTAACTCACCCATGAAGCAATTAGAGCTTAAATCAATGTAAGTATTATTTAGCAGAACTCCAGATAAATTCCCAGATATCTGGTTATCTGAGAGGTCGATCAGTCGTCTATCAATATGTGAAGCCCACTTCCAGAACCATTTTGGAGCTATGTCCACAATTCCAGACTTGGAAATGTCTAGATACCGAAGAGATGTTTGAGTTTCTAGCCACGTGGGAAAATTGGGGCCCATCTGGCAGGAACTCATCCACATTTCTTCAAGTTGAAAAGGAGGAACCGAATTGGACTTGACTTCGAAAATAATAGATGTTGAGGACATGTCTAAGTACTTCAATTTTGAGAGTTTATTAAAATGAACTTCTGATATTGTGTCTGCTAAGGAGTTATTTCCAATATCTAAATACACCAAATTTGAAAGAAGCCATAGACTGCTTGGAAGAGTTCCATTTAACCTATTTCCATAAAgtaataaatacttcaaggatgATAAGTTTCCTAAATACCCTGGT from Vitis riparia cultivar Riparia Gloire de Montpellier isolate 1030 unplaced genomic scaffold, EGFV_Vit.rip_1.0 scaffold380_pilon_pilon, whole genome shotgun sequence encodes:
- the LOC117909793 gene encoding receptor-like protein EIX2 isoform X1, yielding MYEVDLQREVHWLESTSMLSSLSELYLVACELDNMRPSLGYVNFTSLTFLSLAWNHFNHEIPNWLFNLSTSHVPLNDLDLSYNQLTGQIPGYLGNLSSLKYLLLYGNRLNGTLPSSLWLLSNLVYLDIGNNSLADTISEVHFNKLSKLKYLDMSSTSIIFEVKSNSVPPFQLEEMWMSSCQMGPNFPTWLETQTSLRYLDISKSGIVDIAPKWFWKWASHIDRRLIDLSDNQISGNLSGVLLNNTYIDLSSNCFMGELPRLSPQVSLLNMANNSFSGPISPFLCQKLNGKSNLEILDMSTNNLSGELSHCWTYWQSLTRLSLGNNNLSGKIPDSMGSLFELEALHLHNNRLSGDIPPSLRNCKSLGLLDLGGNKLSGNIPSWMGERTTLTALRLRSNKLIGNIPPQICQLSSLIILDVANNSLSGTIPKCFNNFSLMATIGTEDDYFSVLEFYYDYYSYFNRYTGAPNYENLMLVIKGKESEYRSILKFVRSIDLSSNDLWGSIPTEISSLSGLESLNLSCNNLMGSIPEKMGRMKALESLDLSRSHLSGEIPQSMKNLSFLSHLNLSYNNFSGRIPSGTQLQSFDAISYIGNAELCGAPLTKNCTEDEDFQGIDVIDENEEGSEIPWFYIGMGLGFIVGFWGVCGALLFKKAWRHAYFQFLYRVEDWVYVAIAIRLNRLQNNLRGNAKD
- the LOC117909793 gene encoding receptor-like protein EIX2 isoform X4, with product MYEVDLQREVHWLESTSMLSSLSELYLVACELDNMRPSLGYVNFTSLTFLSLAWNHFNHEIPNWLFNLSTSHVPLNDLDLSYNQLTGQIPGYLGNLSSLKYLLLYGNRLNGTLPSSLWLLSNLVYLDIGNNSLADTISEVHFNKLSKLKYLDMSSTSIIFEVKSNSVPPFQLEEMWMSSCQMGPNFPTWLETQTSLRYLDISKSGIVDIAPKWFWKWASHIDRRLIDLSDNQISGNLSGVLLNNTYIDLSSNCFMGELPRLSPQVSLLNMANNSFSGPISPFLCQKLNGKSNLEILDMSTNNLSGELSHCWTYWQSLTRLSLGNNNLSEFYYDYYSYFNRYTGAPNYENLMLVIKGKESEYRSILKFVRSIDLSSNDLWGSIPTEISSLSGLESLNLSCNNLMGSIPEKMGRMKALESLDLSRSHLSGEIPQSMKNLSFLSHLNLSYNNFSGRIPSGTQLQSFDAISYIGNAELCGAPLTKNCTEDEDFQGIDVIDENEEGSEIPWFYIGMGLGFIVGFWGVCGALLFKKAWRHAYFQFLYRVEDWVYVAIAIRLNRLQNNLRGNAKD
- the LOC117909793 gene encoding receptor-like protein EIX2 isoform X2, whose amino-acid sequence is MYEVDLQREVHWLESTSMLSSLSELYLVACELDNMRPSLGYVNFTSLTFLSLAWNHFNHEIPNWLFNLSTSHVPLNDLDLSYNQLTGQIPGYLGNLSSLKYLLLYGNRLNGTLPSSLWLLSNLVYLDIGNNSLADTISEVHFNKLSKLKYLDMSSTSIIFEVKSNSVPPFQLEEMWMSSCQMGPNFPTWLETQTSLRYLDISKSGIVDIAPKWFWKWASHIDRRLIDLSDNQISGNLSGVLLNNTYIDLSSNCFMGELPRLSPQVSLLNMANNSFSGPISPFLCQKLNGKSNLEILDMSTNNLSGELSHCWTYWQSLTRLSLGNNNLSGKIPDSMGSLFELEALHLHNNRLSGDIPPSLRNCKSLGLLDLGGNKLSGNIPSWMGERTTLTALRLRSNKLIGNIPPQICQLSSLIILDVANNSLSGTIPKCFNNFSLMATIGTEDDYFSVLEFYYDYYSYFNRYTGAPNYENLMLVIKGKESEYRSILKFVRSIDLSSNDLWGSIPTEISSLSGLESLNLSCNNLMGSIPEKMGRMKALESLDLSRSHLSGEIPQSMKNLSFLSHLNLSYNNFSGRIPSGTQLQSFDAISYIGNAELCGAPLTKNCTEDEDFQGIDVIDENEEGSEIPWFYIGMGLGFIVGFWGVCGALLFKKAWRHAYFQFLYRVEDWVYVAIAIRLNRLQNNLRVPQM
- the LOC117909793 gene encoding receptor-like protein EIX2 isoform X3 — its product is MYEVDLQREVHWLESTSMLSSLSELYLVACELDNMRPSLGYVNFTSLTFLSLAWNHFNHEIPNWLFNLSTSHVPLNDLDLSYNQLTGQIPGYLGNLSSLKYLLLYGNRLNGTLPSSLWLLSNLVYLDIGNNSLADTISEVHFNKLSKLKYLDMSSTSIIFEVKSNSVPPFQLEEMWMSSCQMGPNFPTWLETQTSLRYLDISKSGIVDIAPKWFWKWASHIDRRLIDLSDNQISGNLSGVLLNNTYIDLSSNCFMGELPRLSPQVSLLNMANNSFSGPISPFLCQKLNGKSNLEILDMSTNNLSGELSHCWTYWQSLTRLSLGNNNLSGKIPDSMGSLFELEALHLHNNRLSGDIPPSLRNCKSLGLLDLGGNKLSGNIPSWMGERTTLTALRLRSNKLIGNIPPQICQLSSLIILDVANNSLSGTIPKCFNNFSLMATIGTEDDYFSVLEFYYDYYSYFNRYTGAPNYENLMLVIKGKESEYRSILKFVRSIDLSSNDLWGSIPTEISSLSGLESLNLSCNNLMGSIPEKMGRMKALESLDLSRSHLSGTQLQSFDAISYIGNAELCGAPLTKNCTEDEDFQGIDVIDENEEGSEIPWFYIGMGLGFIVGFWGVCGALLFKKAWRHAYFQFLYRVEDWVYVAIAIRLNRLQNNLRGNAKD